In a single window of the Nitrospira sp. MA-1 genome:
- a CDS encoding DUF2791 family P-loop domain-containing protein produces the protein MSPQEWLNVLKSAYLQGFIRRGGSAVKFAVVEEAQNTKSVSMEVGDLSREQGFVTIHADSCCTKVQLIDLLFKEMARQIDWDALAFEYVQKLFREHQWKIPERREECCWSSVATLNSCDESMMKREMNAWLEGALFQDFHMSREFRLAMIQLCLAQLELPDSPSKEPAAIRAWLRGELKQMATLKKLLIFEKVTRSNARDLIASLSHWTRLAGKPGMVLTIDISAFTGGKDVGANSLNYSPSAVMDAYEMLRQFIDGSDEIEGLLVVVVTSQAFLSDQRVGLNRYEALKLRIWDDVRDKTRQNPFAPMVRLTDQTEKFTQGSLLARVGSRKEDVQHQRVIESLRAGVPSPGVVKALGCPQPMVKSKFQQMLQDAQASIHKGWTTKGMLIEGGFGTGKSHLLESLSHMALDSRFVCSKVVISKETPLYSPALMFRSAIESAEIPEKRGDVLAEVAADLNFKSPQYANFYEWVHRQGGEIDGRFAATVFLYERMVNDPELSHRIIRFWAGDPLTDAEIKRYLKSCDANVSYRFERVSPMEMALQRFKFVSRLMIAAGYSGWILLIDEAEIIGRYSFKQRAQSYAELARWLGRLEASSFADLGYKSGLAAVMALTDDFQSAILDEKGDREKVPEKLRETGSETDLVLSRQAEQGMRLIECERIPLVGPYDQLVEEIYHKIRSIHGAAYGWEPPQVPTIERLSSTRMREYVKGWITEWDLTRLDPTQKVEIELTEIRQDYSEDRELEGDQEGMLHPALSESI, from the coding sequence ATGTCTCCACAGGAATGGTTGAACGTTCTGAAATCCGCCTATCTCCAAGGGTTTATTCGTCGGGGAGGATCGGCCGTCAAATTTGCGGTGGTGGAGGAGGCTCAGAACACCAAGTCTGTGAGCATGGAGGTGGGGGACCTGTCACGAGAGCAGGGCTTTGTCACGATTCACGCAGATTCTTGTTGTACGAAAGTTCAACTCATTGATCTTCTGTTTAAGGAAATGGCCAGACAAATCGATTGGGATGCCTTGGCATTTGAATATGTCCAAAAGCTGTTTCGAGAACATCAATGGAAGATTCCTGAACGGAGGGAGGAATGTTGCTGGTCTTCTGTTGCCACTCTCAATAGTTGCGATGAATCCATGATGAAGCGAGAAATGAATGCCTGGTTGGAAGGGGCCTTGTTTCAGGATTTTCACATGAGTCGGGAATTTCGATTGGCCATGATTCAGTTGTGCTTAGCCCAGCTGGAATTACCTGACAGTCCGTCTAAAGAGCCGGCAGCGATCAGGGCCTGGCTTCGAGGCGAACTGAAGCAAATGGCTACTCTCAAAAAGTTATTAATATTTGAAAAGGTCACCCGCAGTAATGCGCGTGACCTCATTGCGTCCTTGTCCCATTGGACCCGCCTGGCGGGAAAACCCGGTATGGTTCTGACCATCGATATTTCAGCCTTTACAGGCGGGAAGGATGTCGGGGCCAACTCTTTGAATTATTCGCCCTCTGCGGTCATGGATGCCTATGAAATGCTGAGACAATTCATTGATGGCAGTGATGAAATCGAAGGGTTGTTGGTCGTGGTTGTCACCTCACAAGCCTTTCTCTCGGATCAACGGGTGGGGCTGAATCGGTATGAAGCCTTAAAGCTTCGAATCTGGGATGATGTCCGGGATAAAACCCGTCAAAATCCTTTTGCGCCCATGGTCAGACTGACCGACCAGACCGAAAAATTTACCCAGGGCAGTCTCCTGGCAAGAGTGGGAAGCCGAAAAGAAGATGTACAGCATCAACGGGTCATTGAATCCTTGCGGGCGGGTGTACCGAGTCCGGGCGTCGTCAAGGCGTTAGGCTGTCCACAACCGATGGTCAAATCCAAATTTCAACAGATGTTACAGGATGCCCAGGCCAGCATACATAAGGGTTGGACTACAAAAGGGATGTTGATTGAAGGAGGATTTGGAACGGGAAAATCCCACCTACTGGAATCCTTAAGCCACATGGCCTTGGATTCCAGATTTGTATGTAGCAAGGTCGTGATCAGTAAGGAAACACCTCTGTATAGTCCCGCATTGATGTTTCGATCTGCCATTGAGTCTGCTGAAATCCCCGAAAAGCGAGGAGATGTCTTGGCGGAGGTGGCAGCAGATTTGAATTTCAAGAGTCCTCAGTATGCAAATTTTTACGAATGGGTGCATCGTCAAGGCGGGGAAATTGATGGGCGCTTTGCTGCCACGGTATTTTTGTACGAACGCATGGTCAATGACCCGGAACTCAGTCATCGGATCATTCGGTTTTGGGCAGGGGACCCCTTGACCGATGCTGAAATCAAGCGATATCTCAAATCCTGCGATGCCAATGTCTCTTATCGATTTGAACGGGTCTCGCCAATGGAGATGGCGTTGCAACGGTTTAAATTTGTTTCACGACTCATGATTGCGGCTGGATATTCTGGTTGGATTTTACTGATCGACGAAGCGGAAATTATTGGACGGTACTCCTTTAAGCAGCGAGCCCAATCCTATGCGGAATTAGCCAGGTGGCTGGGTAGACTGGAAGCTTCCAGCTTTGCGGATCTTGGCTATAAATCCGGATTGGCGGCGGTGATGGCGCTAACCGATGATTTTCAAAGTGCGATTCTGGATGAAAAAGGTGATCGGGAAAAAGTGCCAGAAAAACTGCGTGAAACAGGATCAGAAACCGATTTAGTGCTGTCCCGCCAAGCGGAACAGGGCATGCGACTCATCGAATGCGAGCGCATACCCTTGGTTGGTCCCTATGATCAGCTGGTGGAGGAAATCTACCATAAAATTCGTTCCATTCATGGTGCGGCGTATGGGTGGGAACCACCTCAGGTCCCCACGATTGAGCGGTTATCCAGCACCCGGATGCGTGAATATGTCAAAGGTTGGATTACCGAATGGGATTTAACGCGTCTTGATCCAACACAAAAAGTCGAAATTGAACTAACGGAAATTCGACAAGATTATTCAGAAGATCGTGAATTAGAAGGTGATCAGGAAGGTATGCTTCACCCGGCACTCTCCGAGTCCATTTAA
- a CDS encoding DUF2791 family P-loop domain-containing protein, with product MELRPQEWFHTLRQEYLQRFIGQGGSSVKFVVTDSDRDRVDIQNQLAVLAQQEGYACISVDAKDTKIHMMDKFFHQIARRIPWDDLASQFVRRLLQENGYQIPENKEEFCMAGVARMNERAEPLLRRDLNSWLERAIYRDTQMCQEFRMAMIRLCLGQMDSGSEVPFMTEPVKSWLGGEIRQISALKEALIFQKINRTNARYMFVSLCRWLRLVGRTGLVVSLDLSRCLLSKKPDSPEGLYYGVSATLDAYEMLRQFIDGTDELESFLLVVHVPQEFLTDERRGLNRYEALKLRIWDEVRDRQYQNPLGALIRVGSQQPGDAHDTGKREYTDRPAMANGDVGHQRAMEALRSGVPNRDVVQVLGSHQPDLEGKFRRLIQQMEANVPHEMPTKGIVIEGGFGSGKSHLLHALQQVALEQNFVCSPIVISKETPLYNGVPFFRAAMNNAVVPGKHGDALTEIAGELNFQSPQYADLFDWVHRKDRVCDSRFAASLYLYERMINDPELSHRMIRYWSGDPISNSQLNKYLQGCPPENPYVFNKMSSQDLALDRFQFVSRLMVAAGYKGWILLIDEAEIIGRYSFKQRTKSYMEVARWMGVLADHSCPAIGAIVALTDDFQSVVLEEKQDSQKIEQMCQEESTDEAHMQALQAVQGIRLIEQEGEPLVRPYESMVDALYERLRTLHGSAYSWTPPPVSAVEKLSSTRMREYVRGWITEWDLRRLYPDAQLDIEILDVRQTYDEDQELEPSMGDDTDPRKISESEECLMAVALQNQAPV from the coding sequence ATGGAGTTACGGCCTCAAGAATGGTTTCATACACTTCGGCAAGAATACCTTCAACGATTTATTGGGCAAGGAGGCTCATCGGTCAAGTTTGTGGTGACAGACTCTGATCGGGATAGAGTAGACATCCAAAATCAATTGGCGGTCTTGGCTCAGCAGGAAGGGTATGCGTGCATTTCGGTTGATGCCAAAGACACCAAAATTCATATGATGGATAAGTTCTTTCATCAAATTGCTCGGCGAATTCCATGGGATGACCTGGCTTCACAATTCGTTCGGCGACTTCTTCAAGAAAATGGGTACCAAATCCCGGAGAACAAAGAAGAGTTTTGCATGGCTGGAGTCGCCCGGATGAATGAAAGGGCGGAACCCTTATTGCGACGAGATTTAAATAGTTGGTTAGAGCGGGCCATCTATCGAGATACGCAGATGTGCCAGGAATTTCGTATGGCCATGATCCGATTGTGTTTGGGCCAAATGGACTCTGGCTCGGAAGTCCCCTTTATGACCGAACCGGTTAAGTCCTGGCTGGGCGGGGAGATTCGTCAGATTTCAGCTCTCAAAGAAGCCCTTATTTTTCAGAAAATTAATCGGACGAATGCTCGATATATGTTTGTTTCGTTATGCCGTTGGTTACGATTAGTAGGAAGAACAGGGTTAGTCGTGTCCCTGGACTTGAGTCGATGTTTGCTCAGTAAGAAACCGGACTCTCCTGAAGGCTTATATTATGGCGTTTCAGCCACGTTAGATGCCTACGAAATGCTTCGCCAGTTTATTGATGGGACGGATGAATTGGAAAGTTTTCTGCTGGTGGTCCACGTACCGCAAGAATTTCTGACAGATGAGCGTCGGGGGCTCAATCGGTATGAGGCGCTGAAGTTGCGTATTTGGGACGAAGTCCGTGATCGTCAATACCAAAACCCATTAGGGGCTTTGATTCGTGTGGGATCTCAACAGCCCGGGGACGCCCACGATACCGGAAAGAGGGAATACACTGATCGGCCTGCCATGGCCAATGGTGATGTTGGACATCAACGCGCCATGGAAGCCTTGCGATCCGGGGTGCCGAATCGTGATGTGGTGCAGGTACTTGGAAGCCACCAACCGGACCTGGAGGGAAAATTCAGACGGCTGATTCAACAGATGGAGGCAAACGTTCCTCATGAAATGCCTACAAAGGGTATCGTGATTGAAGGAGGGTTTGGGAGTGGAAAGTCCCATCTTCTTCATGCGTTGCAACAGGTGGCGCTGGAGCAGAACTTTGTCTGTAGTCCCATTGTAATCAGTAAGGAAACTCCATTGTACAATGGAGTGCCCTTCTTTCGTGCAGCCATGAACAATGCCGTTGTTCCCGGTAAACATGGCGATGCTCTAACCGAAATAGCCGGTGAACTGAATTTCCAAAGCCCGCAGTATGCCGATTTATTTGATTGGGTGCATCGGAAGGACCGGGTCTGCGATTCCCGATTTGCTGCCAGCCTGTATCTCTATGAGCGAATGATCAATGATCCAGAGCTGAGTCATCGTATGATCCGGTATTGGTCAGGAGATCCTATAAGTAATAGCCAACTCAATAAATACCTTCAGGGGTGTCCGCCGGAAAACCCGTATGTGTTTAATAAAATGTCCAGTCAGGATTTGGCCTTGGACCGGTTTCAATTTGTTTCGCGCTTGATGGTCGCTGCCGGCTATAAAGGGTGGATCCTGTTAATTGATGAAGCGGAGATCATTGGTCGGTATTCCTTTAAGCAACGGACTAAGTCTTATATGGAGGTGGCGCGGTGGATGGGGGTGCTAGCCGATCATTCCTGTCCGGCTATTGGGGCCATTGTGGCTTTGACCGATGATTTTCAAAGTGTGGTCTTGGAAGAAAAACAGGATTCTCAGAAAATTGAGCAGATGTGTCAGGAGGAATCGACGGATGAAGCTCATATGCAAGCCTTGCAGGCGGTCCAGGGTATCCGGCTTATTGAACAGGAGGGCGAACCATTAGTTCGTCCCTATGAATCAATGGTAGATGCGTTATATGAGCGGCTTCGGACGCTTCATGGGTCCGCCTATAGCTGGACACCGCCACCCGTTTCCGCTGTAGAAAAATTATCCAGTACCCGGATGCGCGAGTATGTGCGAGGGTGGATTACCGAATGGGACTTGCGACGATTGTACCCTGATGCCCAGTTGGACATTGAAATTCTTGATGTGCGGCAAACGTATGACGAGGATCAGGAACTGGAGCCCAGTATGGGTGATGACACTGACCCTAGAAAGATATCAGAGTCTGAAGAATGCTTGATGGCAGTCGCCTTACAAAATCAAGCTCCCGTGTGA